Proteins encoded by one window of Candidatus Methylacidiphilales bacterium:
- the deoC gene encoding deoxyribose-phosphate aldolase: MKTTTESLASLIDHTLLKPDVTVTQIKKLCHEALEFGFYSVCINPYWISTAKPLLAGSGVKICTVAGFPLGANLPKSKAHEAAIAFAAGADEIDMVMNIGAALENHWNFIEHEIHEVVSVSRQHPVKVVLETCLLNDEQIREACKATENAGAAFVKTSTGFGSGGATVEAVQLMRKSVSAALGVKASGGIRTRDAALKLVEAGANRLGTSSGIAIVQGAV; the protein is encoded by the coding sequence TTGAAAACCACGACCGAATCCCTAGCCTCCCTCATCGACCACACGCTTCTCAAGCCTGACGTTACAGTCACTCAAATAAAAAAACTCTGCCACGAGGCGCTGGAGTTCGGCTTTTATTCGGTTTGCATCAATCCCTATTGGATTTCGACGGCGAAACCGCTCCTGGCCGGCAGCGGCGTAAAAATTTGCACCGTGGCCGGGTTTCCGCTCGGGGCCAACCTGCCCAAGAGCAAAGCCCATGAAGCGGCCATCGCTTTCGCCGCCGGGGCGGATGAGATCGACATGGTGATGAACATCGGGGCCGCCTTGGAAAATCACTGGAATTTTATCGAGCACGAAATTCACGAGGTGGTTTCGGTGTCCCGCCAACATCCGGTCAAAGTGGTCCTCGAAACCTGCCTGCTCAACGATGAGCAAATCCGGGAAGCTTGCAAGGCCACCGAGAACGCCGGAGCCGCGTTTGTGAAGACCTCGACCGGGTTCGGATCGGGCGGAGCGACTGTGGAAGCCGTGCAACTCATGCGGAAAAGTGTTTCTGCCGCGCTGGGTGTGAAGGCTTCCGGCGGTATCCGCACCCGGGACGCCGCCCTCAAGCTGGTGGAAGCCGGCGCCAACCGTCTCGGGACCTCGTCTGGCATCGCCATTGTACAGGGCGCGGTTTGA
- a CDS encoding ammonium transporter, translated as MEQQSGSAETASKINTGDNAWMLVSSALVLMMTAPGLILFYGGLVRSKNVLSTMMHSLILMAVVSTLWMIFGYSMAFSPGNAFIGNPFTHFLLNGVGGDPNPDYAGTVPQQTFMLFQMMFAIITPALISGAMAERIKFSGYVVFIMLWVTLVYFPLCHMVWGKGGYFNWALGGKVPVLDFAGGTVVHISSGVSALVCAIMLGKRAGYNLEPMMPHNVVLSLIGTGLLWVGWFGFNAGSALTAGTLATSAFAATHFSAAAGALSWSFVEWARKGKPSVLGAASGMVAGLATITPASGFVSIPAAFCIGLAGGAVCYFAVTKLKARFNYDDALDVFGVHGVGSTIGMLLLGLLANGAVNPPIVSTYMSAGASLSLVGGTQQLANQAIGVFFSIAYAGIATWVLFKIVDALIGLRVNREDEYSGLDVTQHGESAYSE; from the coding sequence ATGGAACAGCAGTCCGGCAGCGCCGAAACCGCCTCGAAAATCAATACGGGTGACAATGCCTGGATGCTTGTGAGTTCGGCGCTGGTGCTGATGATGACCGCGCCGGGATTGATTCTTTTTTACGGCGGCCTTGTGCGCAGCAAGAACGTGCTTTCCACCATGATGCACAGCCTGATTCTCATGGCCGTTGTTTCAACCCTGTGGATGATTTTCGGATACAGCATGGCGTTTTCACCCGGCAATGCGTTCATTGGAAATCCTTTCACCCATTTTCTACTAAACGGCGTCGGCGGAGACCCCAATCCCGATTATGCCGGAACCGTGCCCCAGCAAACTTTCATGCTTTTCCAAATGATGTTTGCCATCATTACCCCCGCCCTGATCAGCGGCGCCATGGCGGAACGAATCAAATTCAGCGGCTACGTCGTGTTCATCATGCTCTGGGTCACGCTGGTTTATTTTCCGTTGTGCCACATGGTCTGGGGCAAGGGCGGATATTTCAACTGGGCCCTGGGTGGAAAAGTCCCGGTGCTCGATTTCGCGGGCGGTACCGTGGTGCACATCAGCTCGGGCGTATCGGCGCTTGTCTGCGCCATCATGCTCGGGAAACGGGCCGGATACAATCTGGAACCCATGATGCCGCACAACGTCGTGCTTTCCCTGATTGGCACGGGATTGCTCTGGGTGGGCTGGTTTGGATTCAATGCCGGCAGCGCGCTGACCGCCGGCACGCTCGCCACAAGCGCCTTTGCCGCCACTCATTTTTCAGCGGCAGCAGGCGCCTTGAGCTGGTCCTTTGTCGAATGGGCTCGCAAAGGCAAACCCAGCGTACTCGGCGCAGCCTCCGGAATGGTCGCCGGGCTGGCCACGATCACTCCCGCCTCGGGATTCGTTTCGATCCCAGCGGCATTTTGCATCGGTCTGGCGGGAGGGGCGGTTTGCTACTTCGCAGTGACGAAATTGAAAGCGCGTTTTAATTACGACGACGCGCTGGATGTTTTCGGCGTGCATGGAGTCGGCAGCACGATCGGCATGTTGCTGCTCGGCTTGCTGGCCAATGGAGCCGTCAATCCCCCCATCGTTTCCACCTACATGTCCGCAGGCGCCAGCCTCTCGCTCGTGGGTGGCACACAACAACTTGCCAACCAGGCGATCGGCGTGTTTTTCAGCATTGCCTATGCAGGGATTGCCACCTGGGTCCTGTTCAAGATTGTGGATGCCCTCATCGGCCTGCGGGTGAACCGGGAGGACGAATACTCAGGGCTGGACGTCACACAACACGGCGAGAGCGCCTACAGCGAGTAA
- the trmB gene encoding tRNA (guanosine(46)-N7)-methyltransferase TrmB, with translation MNEPEPIQPWLPNEDIVRTWDWREIFGNANPVEIELGAGDGGFILEYATRNPERNFLAIERLKGRASKIAKRTVQRGLKNLKTLRLQSEYVISRMCPPESVSVIHIMFPDPWPKRRHHKHRLIQPEFLESARLALVPGGVIRFTTDHAEYFTWAQGVLRRCPGWEDLGAWDSGGDPKSDFERQFENEGREFHRSQWRKA, from the coding sequence ATGAACGAACCCGAACCCATCCAGCCCTGGCTGCCCAACGAGGACATCGTCCGCACCTGGGATTGGCGGGAGATTTTCGGAAACGCGAACCCGGTGGAAATCGAATTGGGCGCCGGGGACGGCGGGTTTATTTTGGAATATGCGACCCGGAATCCGGAACGGAATTTTCTCGCCATCGAGCGATTGAAGGGGCGCGCCTCGAAGATCGCCAAGCGCACGGTGCAGCGTGGTTTGAAAAACTTAAAAACCCTGCGCCTGCAATCGGAATATGTCATCTCCCGGATGTGCCCGCCGGAAAGCGTGTCGGTGATTCACATCATGTTTCCGGATCCCTGGCCCAAGCGCCGCCACCACAAGCATCGCTTGATCCAGCCGGAATTTTTGGAATCGGCCCGGCTGGCCCTGGTGCCCGGGGGTGTCATTCGTTTCACAACCGATCACGCGGAATATTTCACCTGGGCACAGGGAGTCCTGCGCCGTTGTCCGGGTTGGGAAGACCTGGGCGCCTGGGATTCAGGCGGAGATCCCAAGAGCGACTTTGAACGGCAGTTTGAAAACGAGGGACGGGAGTTTCACCGCTCACAGTGGAGGAAAGCCTAG
- a CDS encoding FKBP-type peptidyl-prolyl cis-trans isomerase, whose protein sequence is MKFILASLALLLTFSPMAFTQTDSGAENIAKEARFLDENKARAGVKVTKSGLQYEVVKEGAGKSPAATDTVTVNYEGKLLNGTVFDSSYKRGQPATFPLNRVIPGWTEGVQLMKTGATYLFYIPSKLAYGPQGAPGAIGPNECLIFKVELISIQ, encoded by the coding sequence ATCACTGGCGTTACTTCTTACTTTCAGCCCCATGGCATTTACACAAACAGACAGCGGAGCGGAAAACATCGCGAAGGAAGCCCGCTTCCTCGACGAAAACAAGGCGCGCGCAGGCGTCAAGGTCACCAAAAGCGGCCTGCAATATGAAGTCGTGAAGGAAGGCGCCGGAAAATCCCCCGCTGCGACCGACACCGTCACGGTCAATTACGAAGGCAAGCTGCTCAACGGAACCGTATTTGACAGTTCCTACAAACGCGGCCAGCCTGCCACGTTCCCGCTGAACCGCGTCATCCCCGGCTGGACCGAGGGCGTGCAGTTGATGAAGACGGGCGCCACGTATCTTTTCTACATTCCGAGCAAACTGGCCTACGGTCCCCAAGGCGCTCCCGGCGCAATCGGACCCAACGAATGCCTGATCTTCAAGGTCGAATTGATCTCGATCCAATAG